GCGAATCCGTAGTTCTCAACGATGAACGTCTCACCCTCGGCCGGGAGCAATCGATGAATGCCTTGGCGATAGGGCCTCCAGGGATCATGGTCATAACTTTGCTCTGAATAAAACCCAGGTGCTTTCAGAACATCCCAGGGAAGCGGGCGAAAAAAGATATTGATGTGAGCGAAATCCTTGGGATTCTCCTGAGACTGTTGGAGATTGCTGTAGTGCCCTGCGAGCGTCTTGGCGAAGAGGAGAAGAGCCTCGTTGTTGTCTGACATTGGCGTGGGATCAGCTGCTCAGGCGCCGCACTTCAGAAGCGAAGGACGTTTGCAACACACCTGATCCAGCCGATGTGCGGAGCACGGAGGAGCGGCAGCGAACATGCTCCGAGACAAACCAGATGCGTTCCTCGGCAATGGATTGCTCGTATTGCGTGGTGAGCAGAAATGTTCCGTCGCTGAGAAAGCTGTAGCTGGATTCTGCTGGCGCTGCTTCTGCATAGCCAACACTCCGAAGCAGAACGCCTTTGCTGCCATCGCTTGGAATGGGCACAATCAGACATGAACCGGATGAAACCTCATTTGGATCATCAGGTTCCCAATCGCTTTCGGCGGCCCAGGTCATTCGAAAGGGTGCCGAGACCTCTGATTCTTGACTGAGGCTCGACGATTGAATCAAGTCCTTGATCTCTTTATCGGAAGCTTCAATCCGTGATATTTGAACTTCACTGAGGACTTCTTCAAATTGCTGAAAAGCGAGGGAGTGGCCAGATCGCATTGATCGCCACGTTCCCTCGCTTTGAGCAACAAATTGCTCGATGTTCATTTGGTGCTGGAG
This DNA window, taken from Synechococcus sp. LTW-R, encodes the following:
- a CDS encoding phycobiliprotein lyase, with the protein product MNIEQFVAQSEGTWRSMRSGHSLAFQQFEEVLSEVQISRIEASDKEIKDLIQSSSLSQESEVSAPFRMTWAAESDWEPDDPNEVSSGSCLIVPIPSDGSKGVLLRSVGYAEAAPAESSYSFLSDGTFLLTTQYEQSIAEERIWFVSEHVRCRSSVLRTSAGSGVLQTSFASEVRRLSS